Proteins encoded in a region of the Ralstonia pseudosolanacearum genome:
- a CDS encoding PilW family protein, with protein MRRERKMVRRQRGMSLIELMIGMTLGLLLLTALGSLYFSTTQSRAQLANSASQIENGRYVLDLISQELGLAGFMGASSVRSTAALSAPDVCTVATNTLGYSSSPATVPVAVYGYAAGATAPCLPNLSASSEILVVRRVSTTAVTTATAGEAYMQASFCTSDTVPFVFSSTATDFTMRTKACSSTAPAELRQASVRVFYIATCDRCSNGGDGIPTLMMAELSGGQYQFKQIAQGVQDIHFAYGVDMDNNGSADCYVSDPGADNSAACTAVSGYNWATPLTNWGNVTAVRVNVLARTLNIAPGWSDTRTYDLGRATVSGPFNDGYKRHVYAEVARLANVAGPRE; from the coding sequence ATGAGGCGGGAACGCAAGATGGTGCGCCGCCAGCGCGGTATGTCGCTGATCGAGCTGATGATCGGGATGACGCTCGGCCTGCTGCTGCTGACGGCGCTGGGCAGCCTGTATTTTTCGACCACGCAGTCGCGTGCGCAGCTGGCCAACAGCGCAAGCCAGATCGAGAACGGCCGCTACGTGCTGGACCTGATCAGCCAGGAGCTCGGCCTGGCCGGCTTCATGGGGGCGTCGAGCGTGCGCAGTACCGCCGCGCTGTCGGCACCCGACGTGTGCACGGTTGCCACCAACACCCTCGGTTACTCGAGCAGTCCGGCGACCGTGCCGGTGGCGGTGTACGGCTATGCGGCCGGAGCGACTGCGCCTTGCCTGCCCAACCTGTCGGCCAGCTCGGAGATCCTGGTGGTGCGGCGCGTCTCGACCACGGCCGTCACGACGGCCACCGCGGGCGAGGCCTACATGCAGGCGTCGTTCTGCACCAGCGATACCGTGCCGTTCGTCTTCAGCTCCACCGCGACCGATTTCACGATGCGCACCAAGGCGTGCAGCAGCACGGCACCGGCCGAGTTGCGGCAGGCCAGCGTGCGCGTGTTCTATATCGCCACGTGCGACCGCTGCAGCAACGGCGGCGACGGCATTCCCACGCTGATGATGGCGGAGCTCTCGGGCGGCCAATACCAGTTCAAGCAGATCGCACAGGGCGTCCAGGACATTCATTTCGCCTACGGCGTCGACATGGACAACAATGGATCCGCCGACTGCTACGTGAGCGATCCCGGCGCGGACAACAGCGCCGCTTGCACGGCCGTATCGGGCTACAACTGGGCGACGCCCCTGACCAACTGGGGCAATGTCACGGCGGTCCGCGTCAACGTGCTGGCCCGCACGCTGAATATCGCGCCGGGATGGTCGGACACCCGGACCTATGACCTGGGCCGCGCCACGGT
- the pilV gene encoding type IV pilus modification protein PilV gives MSARMRRRSPRQRRAGQRGLTLIEVLISVVILLAALLGAAGLIARSNQSEMESYQRVQALTLLQDMVTRLNANRQAAACYAVAGTITTAGNGGTSVPSCTTGTAAQQTLAQTDLTAWSTELMGSAESSSGNAVGAMIGARGCIEAIDTTNQIYRVTVTWQGLAKTVSSSLPCGSGSFTDDTYRRAVSVQVRIGVLS, from the coding sequence ATGAGCGCACGCATGCGTCGACGGAGCCCGCGGCAGCGCAGGGCAGGCCAGCGCGGGCTGACCCTCATCGAGGTGTTGATCTCGGTGGTGATCCTGCTGGCGGCCCTGCTGGGTGCAGCCGGGCTGATCGCACGGTCCAACCAGTCCGAAATGGAGTCGTATCAGCGGGTCCAGGCACTGACGCTGCTGCAGGACATGGTGACCCGGCTCAACGCCAACCGGCAGGCCGCGGCCTGCTACGCCGTCGCGGGCACGATCACGACCGCCGGCAACGGAGGCACTTCGGTGCCCAGCTGCACGACCGGCACCGCAGCCCAGCAGACCCTGGCCCAGACGGACCTGACCGCCTGGAGCACCGAGCTGATGGGGAGCGCGGAAAGCAGCAGCGGCAACGCGGTCGGCGCCATGATCGGCGCGCGCGGCTGCATCGAGGCCATCGATACCACCAACCAGATCTACCGCGTGACCGTTACATGGCAGGGGCTGGCCAAGACGGTGTCGTCGTCGTTGCCTTGCGGCAGCGGCAGCTTCACCGACGACACGTATCGACGCGCCGTCAGTGTCCAGGTGCGCATTGGAGTCCTGTCATGA